From the Caldicellulosiruptoraceae bacterium PP1 genome, the window ATCACATATACCTGCACAGTGAATGCTTCTTCCCAACATCTTTCATGCCAATAGGAACCGTTCCCGGTGGCTCATTTTGGGGCAGAAAGAACCATCCCCGGTGGCTTATTGTCATAAATGTTCACATAGAATAACAAATCTGATATAATAGTTTTGCAAAACCCTAATTTTTTATTTATAGGTTTTAAAACCCCAAAAAAAGGAGAAGAAATTTCTTCTCCTCCTTTTTTTATATAGCTTTTATGCCTTTTTCTTTTGTGCTTATCCTTACTACTTCTTCTATTGTTGAAATAAATATTTTGCCATCACCAGCAGTGCCACTTGAACAACACTCAATAATTAAATCAATGACTTTATCAACATCTTGGTCGTTCACAACAAGCATCACCATTATCTTTGGAAGTAAATCAACTCTATATGAACCTGCTCTCCATTCAAGATTTATGCCTTTTTGTATCCCTCTACCTTTTACCTTATATACTGTCATCCCAAAAAAACCATTCTTCTCAAGACAATCTTTAAGCTCATTTAAGCTTTCTTCTCTAATTATTGCCTCAATCTTTTTCATTATTTACACCCCCAAATTTATATTCCACCATAAGCTTCTTCACCATGTTGTGATATATCAAGTCCAACAACTTCTTCTTCTCTTTTTACAGCAAGTCCAATTGTCTTATCAATAACTTTAGCTAATATAAATGTAACAATAAATGAAAATGCCCAAGAAATAATAACTGATAATATTTGAACAAAGAACAATTTATAATTTCCATATATTAATCCATCAGCACCTGCAGGATTTACAGCTTTTGAGGCAAAGATTCCAGTTGCAATAGCTCCCCATGTACCACCCATACCATGGCATGCCCAAACATCAAGTGATTCATCAAGTTCAAGCTTTTCACGCAATAATATAAAATAATATGAAATAATTGAAGCAATAGCACCAATAACAATTGCCCACTTTACATCAACATAACCAGCTGCTGGAGTTATTGCAACCAAACCGACCACAGCACCTGTGGCAATTCCAATTGCACTTGGTCTTCTTCTAATCCATGATATTACCATCCAGCTCAAGGCTGCTGAAGCTGCTGCAACATTTGTTGTTAAAAATGCGTTTACACCTATTCCATTTGCTGCTAAACTGCTTCCTCCATTAAATCCAAACCAACCAAACCATAACAAAACCGCTCCTATTATTGTAAATGGTATATTATTAGGTTCAATAGTAATTTTGCCAAACCCTATTCTTTTTCTAATCACTAAAGACATAGCTAATGCTGAAACACCGGCTGTAATATGAACAACTGTTCCACCTGCAAAATCAAGTGATCCAAGTTTTCGAAGAAACCCGTCTGTTGACCAAACCCAATGAGCAACTGGATTATACACAATTGTAGACCAAAGCAATGTAAATATAACAAAACTTGAAAACTTAATTCTTTCTACAAATGCTCCAACAATTAATGAAGGTGTAATAATTGCAAACATCATCTGAAATATTGCAAATAAAAGATGTGGTATGTTAGATGCATAATGGCTATTTGCATTTAATCCTACATTATTAAACAAAACC encodes:
- a CDS encoding P-II family nitrogen regulator, which translates into the protein MKKIEAIIREESLNELKDCLEKNGFFGMTVYKVKGRGIQKGINLEWRAGSYRVDLLPKIMVMLVVNDQDVDKVIDLIIECCSSGTAGDGKIFISTIEEVVRISTKEKGIKAI
- a CDS encoding ammonium transporter, which produces MNSADIVWVLISSALVMLMTPAVGLFYGGMVRRKNLLSTFTMCFVTVALISIEWVLYGYSLSFGKGNGFIGGFKWVLFNNVGLNANSHYASNIPHLLFAIFQMMFAIITPSLIVGAFVERIKFSSFVIFTLLWSTIVYNPVAHWVWSTDGFLRKLGSLDFAGGTVVHITAGVSALAMSLVIRKRIGFGKITIEPNNIPFTIIGAVLLWFGWFGFNGGSSLAANGIGVNAFLTTNVAAASAALSWMVISWIRRRPSAIGIATGAVVGLVAITPAAGYVDVKWAIVIGAIASIISYYFILLREKLELDESLDVWACHGMGGTWGAIATGIFASKAVNPAGADGLIYGNYKLFFVQILSVIISWAFSFIVTFILAKVIDKTIGLAVKREEEVVGLDISQHGEEAYGGI